In Camelina sativa cultivar DH55 chromosome 13, Cs, whole genome shotgun sequence, the genomic window caactttatttttgtgttgTAATGCAAGTATATGGTCAATTttaaacattatttgtttttatggtttttaatagGTTCTCATCAGGATGTTCACCAAACTGCTGCTGCGGATACCGCACATCAGATTATATGTCAGAGCCATGAAGATTGTGATGCACGCTCATGTGAGATTAAACCTATCAAAGGTTTCCAAGCCAAAGAGCAAGTGAAAGGCCACACTGTGAGTAATGTGTTGGATTTTGAAGGAGGCATATGCATATATAAGGAttatttacttataaatttaatgtTGTGATGTTAGGTTAATGTTGTGAAAGGACTAAAGCTGTATGAAGAATTACTTAAAGAAGATGAGATATCGAAATTGATAGATTTTGTGGCAGAGCTCCGAGAAGCTGGCGTTAACGGGAAGCTTGCAGGTGACTTTTTTTAACTTACGCGAAAACACATCATAGGGATTTAAGAGTGTTTTCCGGTGCTTACACAAGATGAATGCAGGTGAGACCTTTATACTGttcaacaagcagattaaagggAACAAGAGAGAGCTGATCCAGCTTGGTGTCCCCATCTTTGGCCATGTTAAGGCGGATGATAACTCCAACGACAGCAGCAACTCTGGTAAGGAATCGGCTCTGATCCTGCAGGATTCAGTCTAAATGGTTTGATGCATGTGGATGGCTTTGACCGGGAGACTTTATTGTTGTTATATAGTTAACATCGAGCCAATTCCACCACTTCTTGAGAGTGTCATTGATCACTTTGTCACATGGAGACTCATCCCAGAGTACAAGAGACCAAATGGTTGTGTCATCAACTTCTTCGAAGAGGTACGTATACACATCCCCCATGGATCCACCATTCCTAGACGTTTACGCTTTTCTTTAACCTTCGAGATTACTTCTCTTTTGCAGGGTGAATACTCACAGCCTTTCCTCAAACCACCTCACTTAGAACAACCAATCTCCACTCTTGTCCTCTCTGAATCAACAATGGCCTTTGGACGTATTCTCTCAAGTGACAACGAAGGCAACTTCAGAGGACCTTTAACTTTGTCTCTCAAACAAGGGTAAATAATATCATAACCTTCTCCTTTAACTCTGAGAAAATGTTGATGTCTCTTTATTAACGTCCCTCGGATCTGATCTTTATAGATCTATGTTGGTGATGAGAGGGAACAGTGCAGACATGGCTAGACATGTAATGTGCccatcacaaaacaaaagagtaagCATCACGTTCTTTCGTATTCGACCTGAAACATATCATAACCATTCACGACCCACAAGTCCTCACAACGACGGTGTAATGACAATGTGGCAACCCTACCAAATGGCACCAACTCCATTCCTCAATGGCTATGATCACTCAGTTGACATGATGCCAAAACTTGGAGTCCTACGTCCTCCAATGGTCATGATGGCACCACCACCGGTTCAACCAATGGTATTACCAAGTCCAAATGTGATGGGAACTGGTGGTACAGGCGTTTTCTTACCATGGGCATCTGTTAATAGCTCAAGAAAACATGTGAAGCATTTGCCTCCACGTGCGCAGAAGAAGCGATTACTCCCGCTTCctcctgctgcttcttcttctccagctgGAGGATCCACCTCTGAGCCTGTGATCAGTGTAAATTGATCATAAGCCTTTCGACTTCTTCAGCAATACAAGCTTTGATCATCTGGTCCGTGTCTAAGCcgtgctctgtttctttcttctctctcgagTCTCTTTTGTTCctgtttccttttattttctttttccaaattcAGTTTAGGTTAACTCAGGGTTTATAGATAGAAGAATTAAGTTTGTTACATCCCCAGAGGCATGTGTTTTCTATTTTGTGTACGATTTTTATTATCAGTATATTTCTCAAAATGTTACATTTTCTttgccatttaaaaaaaaaaaaaaaaaaaaagattagagtaCAGATTGTTAGTTCATATTATCACATTTATAATACAGAACCAGAACCCAAATTTTGTATTGGTTATATTGCAAAACTGAAAAATACTAAAGATTGTaaaaatctctttcaaaaatagtaaatcgagtttgaaaaaaaaaaatgaaaaaaaaagagagcaaaataataacaataaagaAGAATCCATGGAAATAGGTCATTTAGTTAACGCATTATGAGGAAACTTTGGTTGCAACAAGTCCCAAGTTGACATATCTATTCACTCGATCTTCATCAGTCTCTATTGATTCATATATGGATGTGTACGTAGAGACTCAAAGAGGCTCACCATTCTCCATTGAAGTGGGCTACTTCGATACAGTCTTAGAGATCAAAAAGAAGATCGAGAAGTATCAACGTATCCCTGTCCCGAAACAAACCCTTTCCTTCCAAGGTAAGGTTCTTCAAGATGATCTCGATATCGAACAATGTCAGATCCTCAACAACTCACGTCTCCAACTCTTCCTCTCCTCTCCCGGTAACAACGACCAAATGCGCAATCAGAACCGCAACAATCAGGTGTTCCAAACCGAGCAAGATTCTCCACCATCAAACGCAACAGAACAGATCAATAACGGTCATCCTCAAGATTCGACAATGCTAATGTCGGggagtaacaacaacaacaacaatccccTGAAGAAGCTGAGAGTAATGGTGCTGCCTAAATGCTGGACTAGGAAGATTCCAGTGGAGGTGAACGCAGGTGATAACGTTGGAGAGCTGAGGAAAGAGCTTGCTAAGATTCAACAAAGGTTTCAGTTAAATCTGCCTCAAGATGACtatttctttatatacaaaCAGAATGTAATGGATGATGACCGGTCTTTCCGGTGGCACCGTGTTGATCACGGCGATACAATTGAGATTTTCAATGGAAGTGTTTCCGGTGgctcttaatttttttggattatgattttttttttctcgctaattttttttcctaatttcacacactttagaaaaaaaaaacctatggTACATTATTGTTCAAATCTAATAACCAAACCTGGTGTCAATTGGGCGGTACGTCCACACTGTTATGGGCGGTCATGGTCACGCCCAAAAATAACATGGTCTTAGTAGACAAAAGACCATTGAGCTCGCATACCAAATGGACATAACCATTTGGACAATGGGCAGctcaaatttctaaaaaatctaGGTTTTAcaatttgggaaaaaaattaaattttaatttttttttgtataactcGATTTACATGATTATTGGCTAAGATTATGCTTGTTTTAGGCTTTCTGAACCTTGGGTAATGATTATTGGAGCTTGTTTTGCATAATTTGGTgaaattttttgagttttagtgATTTAGGGTTCTTGATTTGAGAAAGTGACGAAAATTGGAAAAACTTGTTAGaatttggggttttgaacagtTCAAGACCCATCTCCAAGTAAGCTAAAAACTTAATCTATGGGGACACAAAAGCATCATACCTTCTTTTAACTAATCATGATTCCAACTTAACTCTCTGCAATGTCTTTATTGAAGTTTCTTGCTTAACACAAATTATACACTTCGGAAGATCTTAAAAGCTACTACTAAAGGAGAGAAATAACAAATGAGTAAGCTCAAATCTCAAGAATGCTTAATGTAACCGTTGGATCAAATTAGCAAGGAGAGAAATTGACTGTTAAGATCAAATCAGTAAGTGCTATTTAAACCAACTTAACGAATAAACACTTTGGTCACAACTCACAAATCATCATCACTTTCTGATCTCTCTgtatcttctctctttcaccAATCTCTACTGATCTTGAAACACCATTGATACGGTTATGAAGTTGCTCATAGATACTGAAAGTGACTCATCGTTCTCCATTGATGTTGATTTCTTGGATACACTGTTAATCATAAAACACAAGATCGAGAAGGCTCAAGGTATCCCTGTTTGCAAACAAACCCTTTTCTTCAAAGGCAATGTTCTTCAAGACCAATTTAAGATACGAATTTGCCATATCCTAGAAAACTCTCGTCTCTTTCTCTACATCTCTCCGGACGACAACCCTCATCAGAACAACCACGATCAAACCGAGCAATCTCCTTCACATCCAATTCATGGGTACGTTAACAATCAAGATTTGCCTGTTGTGAGCAACAAAGACTCAATGAAAGGGTTCCTTGGGATTCAAGATTCGCCGCAGGGTAAGAACAACCAAGTGTTCCATCAAACAGAGCAATCTCTATTACCGTCAAACTCATTTGGAGAGAGCAGTTACGGTGGGGATAGAGCTTTGCCGCCTAGGGAACAGGTCTGCAAGAAGAGCCAACATTATCGCCCTGTCCAAAGGATCATGGCAAGGAGAATCGATAACGGATCATCACGACCGTCGTATTCACTTGATGAGTTACTTGCCCCTCAAGATTTGCCGCCTGTGACGTTtgttggaagcaaaagaaacagGAATCAAGAAGTGGTTCAAACCGAGCAATCTTCAACGTCAGACTCAGTCAAAGAGGTCATGAACATTCAAGTGCctgtgaagaagatgatcaagacCAGCCCAATGAAGCTAACAGTGATGGTGCAGCTACCATATGAGGANNNNNNNNNNNNN contains:
- the LOC104737461 gene encoding uncharacterized protein LOC104737461; translation: MTIASAPARQTDRSAAATGFTPAFATTAKAVVTVPVQVPPGTVVSEGLGKDALISWFRGEFAAANAIIDAMCSHLRVTTEEAVSGSEYEAVFAAIHRRRLNWIPVLQMQKYHSIAEVAIELQKVAAKKAEDLKLKKTEEADEQDLKEAAAEKEKVKKDDCIDGEKVTENEINGDVEDVEDDSPTSDITDSGSHQDVHQTAAADTAHQIICQSHEDCDARSCEIKPIKGFQAKEQVKGHTVNVVKGLKLYEELLKEDEISKLIDFVAELREAGVNGKLAGETFILFNKQIKGNKRELIQLGVPIFGHVKADDNSNDSSNSVNIEPIPPLLESVIDHFVTWRLIPEYKRPNGCVINFFEEGEYSQPFLKPPHLEQPISTLVLSESTMAFGRILSSDNEGNFRGPLTLSLKQGSMLVMRGNSADMARHVMCPSQNKRVSITFFRIRPETYHNHSRPTSPHNDGVMTMWQPYQMAPTPFLNGYDHSVDMMPKLGVLRPPMVMMAPPPVQPMVLPSPNVMGTGGTGVFLPWASVNSSRKHVKHLPPRAQKKRLLPLPPAASSSPAGGSTSEPVISVN
- the LOC104738485 gene encoding uncharacterized protein LOC104738485, giving the protein MKLLIDTESDSSFSIDVDFLDTLLIIKHKIEKAQGIPVCKQTLFFKGNVLQDQFKIRICHILENSRLFLYISPDDNPHQNNHDQTEQSPSHPIHGYVNNQDLPVVSNKDSMKGEQVCKKSQHYRPVQRIMARRIDNGSSRPSYSLDELLAPQDLPPVTFVGSKRNRNQEVVQTEQSSTSDSVKEVMNIQTSPMKLTVMVQPPYEETRKIRMEVNANDRIKELRKELVEMQKRGELDLPPQGYFFVHKQKPLAETKTFFWYGVAEGDTIKISRLVVYS
- the LOC104737462 gene encoding uncharacterized protein LOC104737462, whose protein sequence is MDVYVETQRGSPFSIEVGYFDTVLEIKKKIEKYQRIPVPKQTLSFQGKVLQDDLDIEQCQILNNSRLQLFLSSPGNNDQMRNQNRNNQVFQTEQDSPPSNATEQINNGHPQDSTMLMSGSNNNNNNPLKKLRVMVLPKCWTRKIPVEVNAGDNVGELRKELAKIQQRFQLNLPQDDYFFIYKQNVMDDDRSFRWHRVDHGDTIEIFNGSVSGGS